The Natronoarchaeum mannanilyticum genome includes the window CGCCGAGACGACCGCGGCGCGGCGCCGCCGTCGCCGCGCGCGGTTCGACGAGCTGGCCGAGCGGCCGCCGGGACGCGACGAGGACGCCTGATATTTAGAATTCTACGACGGAGAACGGCTATACTCTCGATGAGCGTGGTCGAGGTCCCCCGGCCGTCTACGTCCGTGCGCCGGAGAGCCCCGCACCGGTTTCGGATCGAAACGCCTAACTCCCTGTTTAGGCAAACCTAAATCCACATGGGAGAATCGCACGCGTCGACCGCTCGCGCGGCGACCCGGGAGCGGCAAGGATGGTTCACGCCGACGCTCGTCGCGTTCTGTCTGGCGTGTACGGCGCTCACCGTGCTCGGCGGGCTCGTGCAGGTGACCTTCGGCTCGTACGAGATGACGATCGTGCAGGCCTGGAAGACGGTGTTCGACCCGCACGTCGTGTTCAACCTCCACGCCTGGAACGCGTTCCTGTTCGGCGCCGAGCTACCCGAGATGAGCACCGCGAGCGTCGTCGTCTGGAACCTCCGCCTGCCGCGGGTGTTCGTCGGGATCATCGCCGGCGCCGTGCTGGCGATCTCGGGGGCGATCTTCCAGGCCGTGACGCGCAACGAGCTGGCGAGCCCGTTCGTGCTCGGCGTGAGCTCGGGCGCCGGCTTCGCGGTGCTGCTGACGCTCGTGATCTTCAGCGGTCTGGCGCCGTTCCTGCCGTTTCTCGCGGCGGCGGGCGGGGCGATCGCCTTCCTGATCGTGTACGCCATCGCCTGGAAGGGCGGGACGAGCCCCGTGCGGCTCGTGCTGGCTGGCGTGATCGTCAACATGGTGTTCCAGTCGCTGCAGAACGCGCTGTTCTTTTTCGCCGACGATCTCGGCGTCGTCCAGACGGCGATCGCCTGGACGACCGGCTCGCTCACCGGCACGGGCTGGGAGGAGGTGCGGATCGCGATCCTGCCGGCCGTCTTCGCGATCGCCGTGGCGCTGGCGGGCGCCCGCCAGCTCAACGTCTTGCTGCTGGGCGAGCGCACCGCCCAGTCGCTGGGGATGCGCGTCGAGCGCGTCCGGTTCCTGCTGTCGGGCGTCGCCATTCTGGCGGCCAGCGCCGCGATCGCGGTGGCGGGCATCGTCGGCTTCTTCGGCCTCGTGGTGCCCCACATCGTCCGGAACGTCGTGGGAAGCGACTACCGCCGGCTGATGGTCGGCTGCCTGTTCGCCGGCCCGGCGCTGATGGTCGTCGCCGACGTCGGCGCGCGGCTGTTCTTCCCCGTCGTGATGAACTCGCCCAAGCAGATGCCGGTCGGCGTCGTCACGGGGCTGGTCGGCGGGCCGTACTTCCTGTACCTGATGCGGAAACAGCAATCCATGGGTGAACTCTGATGACGCGAACCGACGCCGACGCGAAGTCCGAGGACGTCGAGCGCGACCGGATCACCGACGGCGACGGCGCGGTCGTCGACAGCGCGCTCGTCGGCGACGGGCTCGAACTGAGCTACCCGACCAGCGACGGCACGGTCGTCGACTGCGCCCGCCTGGACATCCCCGAGGGCGCGGTGACGGCGCTGGTCGGCCCGAACGGCAGCGGCAAGAGCACGCTGCTGAAGGCGCTCTCGGACCACCTCGCGCCGGACGCGGGCGACGTGCTGATCCGCGGGAAGGACATCGACTCGTTCGACAAGAAGGAACTGGCACGCGAGCTCGGCGTGCTCTCCCAGGAGAACGACTCGCTGGAGAGCATCACCGTCGAGGACCTGACCTACCACGGCCGGTACCCGCACCGCGGCTTCTTCGACGAGACCGACGCGGAGGATCGCGAGGCCGTCGAGCGCGCCCTGGAGATGGCGGGCGTCGAGCACCTCCGGGACGCCGAGCTCGGGCAGCTCTCGGGCGGCCAGAAGCAACTCGCCTGGATCGCGATGGTGCTGGCCCAGGACACCGACGTCCTCCTGCTCGACGAGCCGACGACGTTCCTCGA containing:
- a CDS encoding iron ABC transporter permease; translated protein: MGESHASTARAATRERQGWFTPTLVAFCLACTALTVLGGLVQVTFGSYEMTIVQAWKTVFDPHVVFNLHAWNAFLFGAELPEMSTASVVVWNLRLPRVFVGIIAGAVLAISGAIFQAVTRNELASPFVLGVSSGAGFAVLLTLVIFSGLAPFLPFLAAAGGAIAFLIVYAIAWKGGTSPVRLVLAGVIVNMVFQSLQNALFFFADDLGVVQTAIAWTTGSLTGTGWEEVRIAILPAVFAIAVALAGARQLNVLLLGERTAQSLGMRVERVRFLLSGVAILAASAAIAVAGIVGFFGLVVPHIVRNVVGSDYRRLMVGCLFAGPALMVVADVGARLFFPVVMNSPKQMPVGVVTGLVGGPYFLYLMRKQQSMGEL
- a CDS encoding ABC transporter ATP-binding protein, whose translation is MTRTDADAKSEDVERDRITDGDGAVVDSALVGDGLELSYPTSDGTVVDCARLDIPEGAVTALVGPNGSGKSTLLKALSDHLAPDAGDVLIRGKDIDSFDKKELARELGVLSQENDSLESITVEDLTYHGRYPHRGFFDETDAEDREAVERALEMAGVEHLRDAELGQLSGGQKQLAWIAMVLAQDTDVLLLDEPTTFLDLYHQFRVLETVRQLNEQQDVTVAVVLHDIAQAARFADYLVAMHDGELYDWGPPEDVVTEQLLADVFGVEATVKHEPELQVLPHRALPDEQ